From a single Sphingobium lignivorans genomic region:
- a CDS encoding class I SAM-dependent methyltransferase: MSDGVETEIRAEEWSGEMGRNWLANLQRFESMIAPLGAAFITQAEFRPGERVIDVGCGGGGTSIAIGRAVSPGGHVTGLDISQDLIWACGARASQGTQSDVRFVCADAATVTVTGGPFDRLFSRFGSMFFADAKAGFRNLRRMVRDGGRIDLAVWAGPQDNPWMQVMMGALQPYVAPPETPADPRAPGPFVFADTDYLKEVLHDAGFRDVHVDACMRDMPIGGAGAGPEEAADFVLSAMHLGGQIPEDQRAAAHEALTAAFAPHHVAGKGVLLPGQALFVRATAAAS; the protein is encoded by the coding sequence ATGAGCGACGGCGTCGAAACAGAGATCCGGGCCGAGGAGTGGAGCGGCGAGATGGGCCGCAACTGGCTCGCCAATCTCCAGCGCTTCGAGAGCATGATCGCGCCACTGGGTGCCGCCTTCATCACCCAGGCCGAATTCCGCCCCGGCGAGCGCGTGATCGATGTGGGATGCGGCGGCGGCGGCACCAGCATCGCGATCGGCCGGGCCGTCTCGCCCGGCGGGCACGTCACCGGGCTCGACATCTCGCAGGACCTCATCTGGGCATGCGGCGCGCGGGCCAGCCAGGGCACCCAGTCCGACGTGCGGTTCGTGTGCGCCGACGCGGCGACGGTGACGGTCACCGGCGGCCCCTTCGACAGGCTCTTCTCGCGGTTCGGCAGCATGTTCTTCGCCGACGCCAAGGCTGGCTTCCGCAACCTGCGCCGCATGGTGCGCGACGGAGGTCGCATCGACCTCGCGGTGTGGGCCGGGCCGCAGGACAATCCCTGGATGCAGGTCATGATGGGCGCGCTTCAGCCCTATGTCGCCCCGCCCGAAACGCCGGCCGACCCGCGCGCGCCGGGCCCGTTCGTCTTCGCCGACACGGATTATCTGAAGGAAGTGCTCCATGATGCGGGCTTCAGGGACGTCCATGTCGACGCCTGCATGCGCGACATGCCCATCGGCGGCGCGGGCGCCGGGCCGGAGGAGGCCGCCGATTTCGTGCTGTCAGCCATGCATCTGGGCGGGCAGATTCCGGAAGACCAGCGGGCCGCCGCACATGAGGCCCTGACAGCCGCCTTCGCGCCTCACCATGTCGCGGGCAAGGGCGTCCTCCTGCCGGGCCA